The DNA sequence GTTCATCAATTAACAGATTTGCTTTACCAAAGAGTAAATGATAGTCAAAACGACATTTACCTTGGCGGAAAATCTATTTTAATTGATACATTAAATGAACAGAATGTGAATTCAATACAACAAATTCTTCAATATTTAGAGTCCAATAAGATATTGAAACTGTTCGAAGAAGGTAATCACTCTGGTATCGATGTTAAAATCGGTCAAGAAATTGATAATAGATTAGAAGATATTTCCATTGTGATGAGTGATTATCATATTGATGAGCATCTTAAAGGGCACATAGCTGTTATTGGACCAACCGCTATGCGTTATCAAAATGTAATTCAATTACTATACAAAATATAGTGTTGAAACGTATTGGAGGACGGAAAATGGCAGAAAAAGATCAATCAGTAAACAATGAAGAAGTTGCTGAAAATGAAGAAACAGCAGTAGATTCAAATACTGAAGAACAGACTCAAACAACAGAGAATAATGAAGACGTTCAAAATGATTCAGAAGAGAATCAACAAGAGAATGAAATCCAACAACTTAAAGATGAGTTAAATGAACAAGAAGAAAAATATTTACGTCTTTATGCAGAGTTTGAAAACTACAAAAGACGTATTCAAAATGAAAATCAAACTTTAAAAACTTACCAATCTCAAAGTGTTTTAACAGATATCTTGCCGACAATCGATAACATCGAACGCGCGTTGCAAATCGAAGGCGACGATGAATCATTTAAATCTCTTCAAAAAGGGGTACAAATGGTTTATGAAAGCTTATTACGCGCATTGGAAGAAAATGGTCTTGAAAAAATTCAAGCACTTGGCGAACAATTCGATCCAAACTTCCATCAAGCTGTAATGCAAGATAATGATGATTCATACGAATCAGGCGCTGTTACACAAGAGCTTCAAATGGGTTATAAATTGAAGGATCGTGTATTACGCCCTTCAATGGTAAAAGTAAACCAATAAAAATAACTGATTAAATAAAACAACAAATGTAATTAGGAGGAATTATTAGTTATGGGTAAAATTATCGGTATTGACTTAGGTACAACAAATTCTTGCGTGTCTGTTTTAGAAGGCGACGAACCAAAAGTTATTCAAAATCCAGAAGGTGCACGTACAACTCCATCAGTTGTTGCATTTAAAAATGGTGAAACTCAAGTAGGTGAAGTTGCTAAACGACAAGCAATTACAAACCCTAACACAATTCAATCTATCAAACGTGAAATGGGTACTGAACACAAAGTAGACGTTGATGGAAAATCATATACACCACAAGAAATTTCAGCAATGATTCTTCAAAACCTAAAAAGCACTGCTGAAAGCTATTTAGGCGACAAAGTTGATAAAGCAGTTATCACAGTACCTGCATATTTCAACGACGCTGAACGTCAAGCAACTAAAGATGCTGGTAAAATTGCTGGTTTAGAAGTTGAACGTATTATCAACGAACCAACAGCAGCTGCATTAGCTTATGGTTTAGATAAAACTGAACAAGACGAAAAAGTCTTAGTATTCGACCTTGGCGGCGGTACTTTCGACGTATCTATCCTTGAATTAGGCGACGGCGTATTCGAAGTACTTTCTACTGCTGGCGACAACAAACTCGGCGGTGACGATTTCGACCAAGTAATCATTGACTATTTAGTAGAAGAATTCAAAAAAGAAAACGGAATCGACTTATCTCAAGATAAAATGGCATTGCAACGTTTGAAAGATGCAGCTGAAAAAGCTAAAAAAGACTTATCAGGTGTATCTCAAACTCAAATCTCATTACCATTCATTTCTGCTGGAGAAAGCGGTCCATTACACTTAGAAATCACACTTACGCGTTCTAAATTCGAAGAACTTTCTGATGATTTAGTACGTCGTACAATGGAACCGACTCGTCAAGCATTAAGCGATGCTGGTTTAACAAGCAAAGATATCGATGAAGTTATCTTAGTTGGTGGTTCTACTCGTATTCCTGCAGTTCAAGAAGCTGTTAAAAAAGAAATCGGCAAAGAACCAAACAAAAGTGTTAACCCTGACGAAGTAGTTGCTATGGGTGCAGCAATCCAAGGCGGCGTTATCTCAGGTGACGTTAAAGACGTTGTATTATTAGACGTTACACCATTATCATTAGGTATCGAAATCATGGGCGGCCGTATGAATACACTTATTGAACGTAATACAACAATCCCAACATCTAAATCTCAAGTTTATTCAACTGCTGCAGATAACCAACCAGCTGTAGACATTCACGTATTACAAGGTGAACGTCCAATGGCTTCAGACAACAAAACATTAGGACGCTTCTCATTAACTGATATTCCACCAGCTCCACGCGGTGTACCTCAAATCGAAGTAACATTCGACATTGATAAAAACGGTATCGTTAATGTAACAGCTAAAGACTTAGGTACTAATAAAGAACAAAATATCACAATCGAATCAAGCTCTTCATTATCTGACGATGAAATCGATCAAATGGTAAAAGATGCTGAACAAAATGCTGAAGCTGACAAAAAACGTCGTGAAGAAAGTGACTTACGCAACGAAGCTGACAGCTTAGTCTTCCAAGTTGAAAAAACATTGAAAGACTTAGGCGGCAACATTTCTGAAGACGACAAAAAACAAGCTGAAGACAAAAAAGAAGACTTGAAAAAAGCGCTTGAAGGTGACGATTTAGATGATATTAAATCTAAAAAAGAAGACCTTGAAAAAGTAGTTCAAGATTTATCAATGAAAGTTTACCAACAAGCTCAAGAAGCTCAGCAACAACAACAAGGTGATCAAGGCGGCAACAACAGCGATGTTGAAGATGCTGACTTCACTGAAGTTAAAGATGATGATAAAAAAGACGATAACAAATAATATTTGAAATCGTATATGTTTGAAAGCTGCTATAACTAAATAATAGAAGAAGGCGGCTTCTTGAATTAAAATTTAAGTCAAAGTCAATTGTACATTGGCTTTGACTTTTTATTATTTAACGAACTATACTTTAAAAGGTAAATAAAATCTATACTAGCAGAAAAGATAGGAGAGATTACAGTGGCAAAAAGAGACTACTATGAAGTCTTAGGTGTCAGCAAAGATGCGTCAAAAGACGAAATCAAAAAAGCCTACCGTAAATTATCCAAAAAATATCATCCAGATATTAATAAAGAAGAAGGCGCAGAAGACAAGTTCAAAGAGGTCACTGAAGCATATGAAGTCTTAAGTGATGAGAACAAACGTGCAAACTATGATCAGTTCGGCCATGATGGACCGCAAGGCGGATTCGGCAGCCAAGGCTTCGGCGGACAAGACTTCAGCGGATTCGGCGGCGGTTTCGAAGATATTTTCAGTTCATTCTTCGGCGGCGGAGGTGCTCAAAGAGATCCTAACGCACCCCGTAAAGGCGATGATTTACAATATACAATGACAATTTCTTTCGAAGAAGCAGTTTTCGGTACTGAAAAAGAAATTTCAATCAGAAAAGAAGTAAAATGTGAAACTTGCGGCGGATCAGGTGCAAAACCAGGTTCTAAAAAGAAAACTTGTCATTACTGTAATGGTACAGGACATGTATCAGTTGAACAAAATACAATACTAGGCCGTGTACGTACAGAAAAAGTTTGTCCAGTATGTAATGGTACAGGTGAAGAAATTGAAGAGCCATGTCCTACATGTCACGGTAAAGGTACTGAAACTAAAAATGTTAAACTTAAAGTCAAAGTACCTGAAGGTGTAGACAATGATCAGCAAATCCGTTTAGCAGGCGAAGGTGCACCGGGGCATAATGGCGGACCTCAAGGTGATTTATATGTTGTATTCAGAGTTCAACCTTCTGATAAATTCATTCGTGAAGGCGATGACATCTTCTACAACTTGAAAATCAGCTTCCCTCAAGCAGCACTTGGTGATGAAATCAAAGTACCTACACTTAATGGTCATGTTATGCTTACTGTGCCGGAAGGTACACAAGATGGTAAGCAATTCCGCATGAAAGACAAAGGTGTTAAAAATGTTCACGGTTATGGACATGGTGATTTATTCGTTAATATCAACGTTGTAACTCCAACGAAATTAAACGAAAAACAAAAATCATTAATGAGAGAATTTGCGGAAATCAGCGGTGAAGAAATTGAAGAACAACCATCAAACTTCAAAGAACGCGCACGCAGATTCTTTAAAGGAGATTAAATGCGATGAACTGGATGGAAATTTCAATTGTTGTGAATCATGAAGTCCAAGATGCTGCGTCCAATATACTAGAAAACTTTGGGTCAAATGGCGTTGCTATAGAAGATTCTAATGACTTGAAAGGTAATTTAGCGGATAAATTCGGAGAGATTTATGAGTTGAACCCAGAAGACTATCCGACTAGCGGCGTTAGAATAAAAGCATACTTTAATGAATTGGATTACTCAGAGCAATTAAAACAAGATATTTTAAATGAATTGAACAATTTGGATGATTTAGATAAAAATATCTTCAGTTTTGATGAAAAAACAATTCAAGAACAAGATTGGGCTAATGAATGGAAGAATTATTTCCATCCTTTCAAAGCCTCTGATAGATTTACAATTGTTCCAAGTTGGGAACAATACGATAAAACAGATGCTGATGAGCTGTTGATAGAATTAGATCCAGGCATGGCTTTCGGGACAGGAGATCATCCAACGACAAGCATGTGTTTAAAAGCGATAGAAAAATATGTGACACCTGATCATTCAGTGATAGATGTAGGTACAGGCTCTGGTATTTTAAGCATTGCTTGCTCTCTGCTTGGCGTTAAAAAGATAAAAGCTTTGGATTTAGATGAACTCGCTATCAAAGTAGCAAAAGAAAACTTTGAAAAAAATGGCTGCGTAGATCAAATTGAAACAGCAACAGGCAATTTATTACAAGGTGAAACACATCACTATGATGTTGTTATTGCAAATATATTAGCGCATATTATTGAAGAAATGATAGATGACGCTTATAATACTTTAAATGATGATGGTTTATTTATCACATCTGGTATCATCGAAGAGAAAAGCGATGAAATTATCAATCATATGAAGCGTACAGGTTTTAATATCATTTCTATTAATCACGACAACGGTTGGGTTTGTATCGTTGGCGAGAAAGCGAGCAATTAATATGCAAAGATATTTTTTAAATCAAAACGCTGATGAAGATCAGCGTTTTTTTATTACTGATAAAGAAGATATACACCATATAACGAATGTTATGCGTCATCAAATCGGCGACAAAATCATAATTACTTTCGAAAATTTAAAAGTTTATACATGCATCATTACTTCAATCGATGACACAGAAATTGAAGTCGAATTGGAAGAAGCACAACCGAACGATACTGAATTGCCGGTTGAAGTTACTATTTGCAGCGGATTGATAAAGGCAGATAAATATGAATGGCTGCTTCAAAAATCTACAGAGCTTGGTGCCTCTCATTTTATCGCTGTACAAATGGACCGCTCAGTTGTGAAATTAAACCAAAGCAAAGTTGATAAGAAAATGGTGCGTTGGAACAAAATTGTTAAAGAAGCAGCAGAACAAAGTTATCGTCTTGTTATCCCTACAATAGAATTTGTATCGAATTTAAAGGGAGTTTATGTTAATATAGATAAATATGATTATGTACTAGTCGCTTACGAAGACGTTGCCAAAGAAGGCGAAATGAGTGAATTCAAACGTGCTCTGAAGCAATTTGGCAGTGGAGATCGTGTATTAATTATTTTTGGACCAGAAGGCGGTTTAAGTCCTGAGGAAGTTGAATTGTTCAAAAACAATGGATACATAGTGGGCTTAGGTCATCGGATTTTAAGAGCAGAAACAGCTCCATTGTATGCGCTTAGTGCAATTAGTTATGAAAAAGAATTAATGGGGTGAAAATAAATGTCAACAGTAGCTTTTCATACTTTAGGTTGTAAAGTAAACCATTATGAAACTGAAGCAATTTGGCAATTATTTAAAGATGCCGGCTATGATCGTGTTGAATTCGATACAAATGCCGATGTCTTTGTTATAAATACATGTACAGTCACAAATACAGGCGATAAAAAAAGCAGACAAGTTATTAGAAGAGCAATTAGAAAAAATCCAGATGCAGTCGTATGCGTAACAGGCTGTTATGCACAAACTTCATCTGCGGAAATTATGGATATTCCAGGTGTAGATGTTGTAGTAGGAACACAAGACCGTACGAAATTACTTGGTTATATCGAAGAATTTAAAGCAGAACGTCAACCAATCAACGGTGTCGGCAACATTATGAAAAACCGTAAATATGAAGAGTTGGAAGTGCCTTACTTTACAGACAGAACACGTGCTTCACTTAAAATCCAAGAAGGCTGCAACAACTTCTGTACATTCTGTATTATTCCATGGGCGCGTGGTTTAATGCGTTCAAGAGATCCGGAGAAAGTTGTAGAACAAGCAACTACATTAGTCAACTCTGGTTATAAAGAGATTGTATTAACAGGTATTCATACCGGCGGATACGGTCAAGACTTGAAAGATTATAATTTAGCTCAATTACTGCGTGACCTTGAAGCAGTAGATGGACTAGAAAGAATCAGAATTTCATCAATTGAAGCAAGTCAATTAACTGATGAAGTCATTGATGTTATTTCAAATTCAAACAAAGTTGTACGTCACTTGCACGTACCATTGCAATCAGGTTCAGATTCAGTTCTAAAAAGAATGAGACGTAAATACTCAATGGCGCATTTCTCTGAACGCTTGATGAAATTACATGAAGCATTGCCTGGTTTAGCAGTAACCAGTGATGTGATTGTTGGATTCCCAGGCGAAACAGAAGAAGAATTCCAAGAAACTTACGACTTTATTCTTGATCATCATTTCTCTGAACTTCATGTATTCCCATATTCTGCTCGTACAGGTACACCTGCAGCTAGAATGGATGGACAAATTGATGAAAGTGTTAAAAACGAACGTGTCCATAAATTGATTGAATTAAGTAATCAATTAGCAAAAGAATACGCATCTCACTTTGATCAAAAAGTACTTGAAGTCATTCCTGAAGAAACAGGTGACGAACCTGGTACATTAGTAGGTTATGCAGATAACTATATGAAAGTACAATTTGAAGGCGATGAATCATTAATCGGCGAATTAGTGAGAGTTAAAATTACTGAAGTCGGCTATCCTTTAAATAAAGGCTATGTTACACGCGTAATTGATCATGCGACAAACAGCAGTGAATTCTCAGCTATCGTATAATGTACAAAAAATTAATTATTCTAATTGACCGCAACAATCAGTTATATTATAATTATGATTGCATGGTTTACACTCAACCATGTGAATGAATTTTAAAGTTCCGTTGTTATTTGGAGGGAGGGAAATACAGATGTCTAAAACAGTAGTCCGTAAAAACGAATCACTTGAAGATGCATTACGCCGTTTCAAACGCTCAGTTTCTAAAAGCGGTACAATTCAAGAAGTACGTAAACGTGAATTTTACGAAAAACCAAGTGTTAAACGTAAAAAGAAATCAGAAGCTGCACGTAAACGTAAATTCAAATAATTATTAAGTCTGTTGACTCCCTCAACAAACAATTAATTATTATATTAAGCAGTTTATAGACTCCAGGTTTTACTTATTGTAAAACTTGGGGTTTTTTCTTTTATTTAATAAAAATAATCATATCTATCTCTTTGCGCATTAAAATGTATCAATATTCCTATAATTACCTAAAGCAATAATGTATAATAAAACTGAGAGCGAGGTGAATCTATGTCACATCAGGCTGAAATCCTACATAATATTTCAGTATTTCAGACTAATTCTGATCCCTTATTACATCAAATCAGCGATGTCATCACAAGTCCGTTAATATCATTAATTTTGACTTGTATTATCTTTTTAGGTTTTCTTTATCAACTCTATTCTAAACGCATCAATTTTATGGGGATTATTGCGTCCATCGCTTTATTAATTCTATTTCTAGGTTATTTAATCCAAGGTGAAGTTTCACTAATATCCATTGGTTTATTCATTATAGGTGTTATACTGCTTATAATAGAATTTTTCGTTGTGGGTGCCATTATAGGAATCATCGGGATAATTCTGATTACAATCAGTATTATTATGCTCGGTGATAATATTTTATGGATGCTGATCAACGTAGTTATTGCTTTGATTCTGACTATTATAGAATGGGTGATTTTAGTGAAAGGATACAATAAGAAGATTTCGTTGTTTGAAAAAGTAATATTAAGGGATTCCACTACATCTGAAGCTGGCTACACTTCACATGATGACCGCTCTAATTTAGTAGGACAAACTGCTGTCACTTTAACTGAATTACGTCCTGCCGGTATTATTTCACTTAACGATGAACGTATCGATGCAGTATCTGATGGAACATTTATTCAAAGAGATGTGAAAGTCAAAGTAACAGTAGTTGAAGGTTCGAGAGTAGTTGTAAGAGAAATTAAAAACACATAACACTAGGAGGCACATTACATGTTAATACCATTAATAATCATCATTGTTATTGCAGTAATCGCTTTATTAATCTTATTTTCATTTGTACCAATCGGTTTATGGATCTCTGCAATAGCAGCTGGTGTAAAAGTAAATATCGGTACATTAATCGGTATGCGCTTAAGACGTGTATCACCGCGTAAAGTTATTGCACCATTAATTAAAGCACACAAAGCTGGTTTGAATTTAACAACTAATCAATTAGAATCTCACTACTTAGCCGGCGGTAATGTTGACCGCGTTGTAGATGCAAACATTGCTGCGCAGCGTGCAGATATCAACTTGCCATTTGAAAGAGGGGCAGCTATCGACTTAGCAGGTCGTGATGTACTTGAAGCAGTACAAATGTCTGTTAACCCTAAAGTTATTGAAACACCATTTATTACAGGTGTCGCAATGAACGGTATCGAAGTAAAAGCGAAAGCAAGAATCACAGTACGTGCTAATATTTCTCGTTTAGTCGGCGGTGCCGGCGAGGAAACAATTATTGCCCGTGTCGGCGAA is a window from the Staphylococcus sp. IVB6181 genome containing:
- the mtaB gene encoding tRNA (N(6)-L-threonylcarbamoyladenosine(37)-C(2))-methylthiotransferase MtaB — encoded protein: MSTVAFHTLGCKVNHYETEAIWQLFKDAGYDRVEFDTNADVFVINTCTVTNTGDKKSRQVIRRAIRKNPDAVVCVTGCYAQTSSAEIMDIPGVDVVVGTQDRTKLLGYIEEFKAERQPINGVGNIMKNRKYEELEVPYFTDRTRASLKIQEGCNNFCTFCIIPWARGLMRSRDPEKVVEQATTLVNSGYKEIVLTGIHTGGYGQDLKDYNLAQLLRDLEAVDGLERIRISSIEASQLTDEVIDVISNSNKVVRHLHVPLQSGSDSVLKRMRRKYSMAHFSERLMKLHEALPGLAVTSDVIVGFPGETEEEFQETYDFILDHHFSELHVFPYSARTGTPAARMDGQIDESVKNERVHKLIELSNQLAKEYASHFDQKVLEVIPEETGDEPGTLVGYADNYMKVQFEGDESLIGELVRVKITEVGYPLNKGYVTRVIDHATNSSEFSAIV
- the dnaK gene encoding molecular chaperone DnaK; amino-acid sequence: MGKIIGIDLGTTNSCVSVLEGDEPKVIQNPEGARTTPSVVAFKNGETQVGEVAKRQAITNPNTIQSIKREMGTEHKVDVDGKSYTPQEISAMILQNLKSTAESYLGDKVDKAVITVPAYFNDAERQATKDAGKIAGLEVERIINEPTAAALAYGLDKTEQDEKVLVFDLGGGTFDVSILELGDGVFEVLSTAGDNKLGGDDFDQVIIDYLVEEFKKENGIDLSQDKMALQRLKDAAEKAKKDLSGVSQTQISLPFISAGESGPLHLEITLTRSKFEELSDDLVRRTMEPTRQALSDAGLTSKDIDEVILVGGSTRIPAVQEAVKKEIGKEPNKSVNPDEVVAMGAAIQGGVISGDVKDVVLLDVTPLSLGIEIMGGRMNTLIERNTTIPTSKSQVYSTAADNQPAVDIHVLQGERPMASDNKTLGRFSLTDIPPAPRGVPQIEVTFDIDKNGIVNVTAKDLGTNKEQNITIESSSSLSDDEIDQMVKDAEQNAEADKKRREESDLRNEADSLVFQVEKTLKDLGGNISEDDKKQAEDKKEDLKKALEGDDLDDIKSKKEDLEKVVQDLSMKVYQQAQEAQQQQQGDQGGNNSDVEDADFTEVKDDDKKDDNK
- a CDS encoding NfeD family protein, which gives rise to MSHQAEILHNISVFQTNSDPLLHQISDVITSPLISLILTCIIFLGFLYQLYSKRINFMGIIASIALLILFLGYLIQGEVSLISIGLFIIGVILLIIEFFVVGAIIGIIGIILITISIIMLGDNILWMLINVVIALILTIIEWVILVKGYNKKISLFEKVILRDSTTSEAGYTSHDDRSNLVGQTAVTLTELRPAGIISLNDERIDAVSDGTFIQRDVKVKVTVVEGSRVVVREIKNT
- the rpsU gene encoding 30S ribosomal protein S21, whose product is MSKTVVRKNESLEDALRRFKRSVSKSGTIQEVRKREFYEKPSVKRKKKSEAARKRKFK
- the floA gene encoding flotillin-like protein FloA (flotillin-like protein involved in membrane lipid rafts) translates to MLIPLIIIIVIAVIALLILFSFVPIGLWISAIAAGVKVNIGTLIGMRLRRVSPRKVIAPLIKAHKAGLNLTTNQLESHYLAGGNVDRVVDANIAAQRADINLPFERGAAIDLAGRDVLEAVQMSVNPKVIETPFITGVAMNGIEVKAKARITVRANISRLVGGAGEETIIARVGEGIVSTIGSSEHHTVVLENPDNISKTVLSKGLDSGTAFEILSIDIADVDIGKNIGADLQTEQALADKNIAQAKAEERRAMAVASEQEMKARVQEMRAKVVEAESEVPLAMSEALRKGNIGVKDYYNLKNIEADTGMRESINKRTQPDDNESPDN
- the dnaJ gene encoding molecular chaperone DnaJ produces the protein MAKRDYYEVLGVSKDASKDEIKKAYRKLSKKYHPDINKEEGAEDKFKEVTEAYEVLSDENKRANYDQFGHDGPQGGFGSQGFGGQDFSGFGGGFEDIFSSFFGGGGAQRDPNAPRKGDDLQYTMTISFEEAVFGTEKEISIRKEVKCETCGGSGAKPGSKKKTCHYCNGTGHVSVEQNTILGRVRTEKVCPVCNGTGEEIEEPCPTCHGKGTETKNVKLKVKVPEGVDNDQQIRLAGEGAPGHNGGPQGDLYVVFRVQPSDKFIREGDDIFYNLKISFPQAALGDEIKVPTLNGHVMLTVPEGTQDGKQFRMKDKGVKNVHGYGHGDLFVNINVVTPTKLNEKQKSLMREFAEISGEEIEEQPSNFKERARRFFKGD
- a CDS encoding 16S rRNA (uracil(1498)-N(3))-methyltransferase, with the protein product MQRYFLNQNADEDQRFFITDKEDIHHITNVMRHQIGDKIIITFENLKVYTCIITSIDDTEIEVELEEAQPNDTELPVEVTICSGLIKADKYEWLLQKSTELGASHFIAVQMDRSVVKLNQSKVDKKMVRWNKIVKEAAEQSYRLVIPTIEFVSNLKGVYVNIDKYDYVLVAYEDVAKEGEMSEFKRALKQFGSGDRVLIIFGPEGGLSPEEVELFKNNGYIVGLGHRILRAETAPLYALSAISYEKELMG
- the grpE gene encoding nucleotide exchange factor GrpE; protein product: MAEKDQSVNNEEVAENEETAVDSNTEEQTQTTENNEDVQNDSEENQQENEIQQLKDELNEQEEKYLRLYAEFENYKRRIQNENQTLKTYQSQSVLTDILPTIDNIERALQIEGDDESFKSLQKGVQMVYESLLRALEENGLEKIQALGEQFDPNFHQAVMQDNDDSYESGAVTQELQMGYKLKDRVLRPSMVKVNQ
- the prmA gene encoding 50S ribosomal protein L11 methyltransferase codes for the protein MNWMEISIVVNHEVQDAASNILENFGSNGVAIEDSNDLKGNLADKFGEIYELNPEDYPTSGVRIKAYFNELDYSEQLKQDILNELNNLDDLDKNIFSFDEKTIQEQDWANEWKNYFHPFKASDRFTIVPSWEQYDKTDADELLIELDPGMAFGTGDHPTTSMCLKAIEKYVTPDHSVIDVGTGSGILSIACSLLGVKKIKALDLDELAIKVAKENFEKNGCVDQIETATGNLLQGETHHYDVVIANILAHIIEEMIDDAYNTLNDDGLFITSGIIEEKSDEIINHMKRTGFNIISINHDNGWVCIVGEKASN